Proteins encoded by one window of Acuticoccus sp. MNP-M23:
- a CDS encoding HAD-IA family hydrolase, producing the protein MPRLAVFDLDGTLIDTAPDLVDTTNVVLEARGLAAVPAEIIVDHIGVGARVMVASAMAEHGITVDDATMDKIHAEYLAHYATRLARLSRAFPEILAALPKLKADGVTLAVCTNKREDMARQLLGELGLMDEFVVLTGGDTFAFSKPDARHLLETIALAGGDPANTVFVGDSRIDFETAQNAKIPMVGLSYGYSDVPMAELGPDALCKPGEDIAAAILGLFPAA; encoded by the coding sequence ATGCCTCGTCTTGCCGTTTTCGACCTCGACGGAACCCTCATCGACACCGCGCCCGACCTTGTCGACACGACCAACGTGGTCCTGGAGGCGCGCGGGCTTGCCGCGGTGCCGGCCGAAATCATCGTCGATCACATTGGCGTGGGTGCGCGGGTGATGGTCGCCTCTGCGATGGCGGAACACGGGATCACGGTCGACGATGCCACCATGGACAAGATCCACGCCGAGTATCTGGCGCATTACGCCACACGCCTTGCCCGCCTCAGCCGCGCCTTCCCGGAAATTCTGGCGGCCTTGCCGAAGCTGAAGGCGGACGGCGTCACGCTTGCCGTCTGCACCAACAAGCGGGAGGACATGGCACGTCAGCTCCTCGGCGAACTCGGGCTGATGGACGAATTCGTCGTCCTTACGGGCGGCGACACGTTTGCCTTCTCCAAGCCCGATGCGCGGCACCTTCTGGAAACCATTGCCCTTGCCGGCGGCGATCCCGCAAACACCGTTTTCGTTGGCGACAGCCGGATCGACTTCGAGACCGCGCAGAACGCGAAAATCCCGATGGTCGGCCTCTCCTACGGCTATTCCGACGTGCCGATGGCCGAGCTTGGCCCGGATGCCCTGTGCAAGCCCGGCGAGGACATTGCCGCTGCGATCCTCGGCTTGTTTCCCGCCGCCTAG
- a CDS encoding sensor histidine kinase: MLSSGLVLLIGGGYVALLFVIAFVVDRLAAAGRSRALFSGVTYTLSLAVYCTSWTFYGAVGTAVRGGLEFVTIYTGPTLLLMAWWLLLRKMVRVAKTQRITSIADFVSARYGKSRTVAVLVTAIAIASVTPYIALQLLAVSRSFAVLVGESAADTAFWVAAAMAFFVVIFGARRLNADESQPGIVAAIAFESIVKLTALLAVAVFAVTMIDAEPVAGATFSNWHNALAEVGALPADGGVRWLILTTLSAAAMVCLPRQFQVGVLENRDEKHIALASWLFPLYLFLTAIAVLPIAVAGLTRLPAGTEPDLFVLTLPLAEGAHGLALFAFIGGLSAATSMVIVASLALAVMISNHLVAPLLLRKGDSGATSLSASVLMTRRIAIAGVLGLGYVYSRTAAGGVGLASIGLIAFAGVAQFAPALIGGLFWRDATRAGAVSGLTVGALAWLATLLVPSFGAGTGLLAMLRTVLLPGDMVAGAGAVDPLVFGVVVSLSLNTLLYVTVSLATSGSAMERLQATLFVDALSRGGPEPMLRRSANRRDLLHLTQRILGPAEAHKMFGGGGDDAVDSAFVARVEREIAFAVGAASAHTLVTRVATGEPLTVDAALSLLGETQDAIRIARDLGVRSVELERTAEELRAANVALTELLADKDDFLSRVSHEMRTPLTAVRAFADLLRDGGLDEARADRFLAIIASESERLTRLLDDILDLSRLEAGRAPIKFETLDATRHLQQAAAAMEGFAARQGVTIELDAAVPLWVRADADRLTQVLENLVSNAVKFHGTSDKIALSGVAEGATAVLRVIDHGPGVGVDVRPRLFTKFSGTGSENNPSGAGLGLAIAHEIVAALGGTLVLERTGADGSVFAVRLPLAAAVVSA; the protein is encoded by the coding sequence ATGCTGTCGTCCGGGCTCGTCCTCCTCATCGGCGGGGGCTACGTCGCGCTTCTGTTCGTGATTGCGTTTGTGGTGGACCGGCTGGCGGCGGCAGGACGCTCGCGAGCGCTGTTTTCCGGCGTCACCTACACGCTGTCGCTGGCGGTCTACTGCACATCGTGGACGTTTTATGGCGCGGTGGGCACGGCGGTCCGCGGCGGCCTCGAATTCGTCACCATCTACACCGGGCCAACGCTGCTGTTGATGGCGTGGTGGCTTCTCCTGCGCAAGATGGTGCGCGTTGCCAAAACCCAGCGCATCACCTCCATCGCGGACTTCGTCTCCGCCCGCTACGGCAAGAGCCGGACGGTGGCGGTCCTCGTCACAGCCATCGCCATTGCCTCCGTCACCCCGTACATCGCGCTGCAGCTTCTGGCGGTCAGCCGCTCTTTTGCCGTGCTGGTGGGGGAGAGTGCGGCGGACACTGCGTTCTGGGTCGCCGCCGCCATGGCATTCTTCGTTGTCATCTTCGGGGCCCGGCGCCTCAATGCAGACGAGAGCCAGCCCGGCATTGTCGCGGCCATCGCGTTCGAGAGCATCGTGAAGCTCACCGCGCTCCTTGCGGTTGCGGTGTTCGCGGTCACGATGATCGACGCCGAGCCGGTGGCGGGCGCGACATTCTCCAACTGGCACAATGCGCTGGCGGAGGTTGGGGCGCTGCCGGCGGACGGGGGGGTGCGCTGGCTGATCCTCACCACCTTGTCGGCGGCTGCCATGGTGTGCCTGCCGCGCCAGTTTCAGGTGGGGGTCCTCGAAAACCGCGACGAGAAGCACATCGCGCTCGCAAGCTGGCTCTTCCCGCTCTACCTGTTTCTGACCGCCATTGCCGTGCTTCCCATCGCCGTTGCCGGGCTGACGCGGTTGCCCGCGGGCACCGAGCCGGACCTTTTCGTTCTCACCCTGCCGCTTGCGGAAGGGGCGCACGGGCTTGCGCTGTTTGCCTTCATCGGCGGGTTGTCGGCGGCCACCTCCATGGTGATTGTCGCCTCTCTTGCGCTGGCCGTGATGATCTCCAACCACCTCGTCGCGCCGCTGCTTCTGCGCAAGGGCGACAGCGGCGCGACGAGCCTGTCGGCGTCGGTGCTGATGACGCGGCGCATCGCCATCGCCGGGGTGCTCGGCCTTGGCTATGTCTATTCGCGCACGGCAGCTGGCGGCGTGGGCCTTGCCTCCATCGGCCTCATTGCCTTTGCGGGTGTGGCCCAGTTCGCGCCGGCGCTCATCGGCGGCCTTTTCTGGCGCGACGCGACACGGGCCGGCGCTGTCAGCGGGCTGACGGTGGGGGCGCTCGCCTGGCTTGCCACGCTGCTTGTGCCGAGTTTCGGCGCTGGCACCGGGCTTCTGGCAATGCTGCGCACCGTTCTTTTGCCGGGAGACATGGTGGCGGGGGCAGGGGCGGTGGACCCGCTGGTGTTCGGCGTGGTGGTCTCGCTCAGCCTCAACACGCTCCTTTATGTGACCGTCTCGCTGGCCACCAGCGGCTCGGCCATGGAGCGTTTGCAGGCCACGCTGTTCGTCGACGCGCTGTCGCGCGGCGGGCCGGAGCCGATGCTCCGCCGCTCCGCCAACCGGCGGGATCTTCTCCACCTCACCCAGCGCATTCTCGGCCCGGCCGAAGCGCACAAGATGTTCGGCGGCGGTGGTGACGATGCCGTCGACAGTGCCTTCGTGGCGCGGGTGGAACGGGAAATCGCGTTTGCGGTCGGCGCGGCGTCGGCTCACACGCTGGTCACGCGGGTGGCCACCGGCGAGCCGCTCACGGTGGATGCCGCCCTGTCGCTATTGGGCGAAACCCAGGACGCCATCCGCATCGCGCGTGACCTCGGCGTCCGCTCGGTGGAGCTGGAGCGCACGGCGGAGGAGCTGCGCGCCGCCAATGTGGCGCTCACCGAACTCCTTGCCGACAAGGACGATTTCCTGAGCCGCGTCAGCCACGAAATGCGCACGCCGCTGACAGCCGTGCGCGCGTTTGCCGACCTCTTGCGCGACGGTGGGCTCGACGAGGCGCGGGCAGACCGTTTTCTCGCCATCATCGCCTCCGAATCCGAGCGCCTGACGCGGCTTCTGGACGACATTCTGGACCTGTCGCGCCTGGAGGCAGGCCGCGCGCCGATAAAGTTCGAGACGCTCGATGCAACGCGTCACCTGCAACAGGCAGCGGCGGCCATGGAAGGTTTTGCCGCGCGGCAGGGCGTCACCATCGAACTGGATGCAGCCGTTCCCCTGTGGGTGCGCGCGGATGCGGACCGGTTGACGCAGGTTCTGGAAAACCTCGTCTCCAACGCGGTGAAGTTCCATGGCACGTCGGACAAGATTGCGCTCAGCGGCGTGGCGGAGGGCGCGACCGCAGTGCTGCGGGTGATCGACCATGGCCCCGGCGTCGGCGTGGACGTGCGCCCGCGCCTGTTCACCAAATTCAGCGGCACGGGGTCCGAGAACAACCCGTCGGGTGCGGGTCTCGGCCTTGCCATTGCGCACGAGATTGTGGCGGCGCTGGGCGGCACGCTGGTTCTGGAGCGCACCGGGGCGGACGGCTCGGTGTTTGCCGTGCGCCTTCCGCTCGCCGCCGCCGTTGTCAGCGCCTAG
- a CDS encoding branched-chain amino acid ABC transporter permease, translating into MEPLWPKGRDLVMTVLFAAAVMTMPIWLQPFGAAYPDLMQRFAIYGIFAIGFNILFGLTGYLSFGHAAFLGVGSYAAVWSFKLFSLNILPALALAVMMSGILALAIGYVSLRRSGIYFSILTLAFAQMCYNLAYSVLTPITNGETGLRVLRDDPRIIDAAIYGTSEVAVPRADFFGITMTGMSGFYTCAVFLIIAFIVALRISRSPFGMMLRGIKSNQVRMNYVGFNTRPYTLIAFVISGMFAGLAGGLLAVIDPLAGAERMQWTASGEVVLMTILGGAGTLIGPVLGAVIIKYFENIFSALGDSTLMNMFSFVPEGARDTVVAIVSPFVGDGWHLTLGIMFVLVVCFLPGGLIEGFRRIGRMFRAKKEG; encoded by the coding sequence ATGGAGCCGCTCTGGCCCAAAGGCCGCGACCTTGTGATGACGGTGCTGTTCGCTGCCGCCGTCATGACCATGCCGATCTGGCTTCAGCCCTTCGGGGCGGCCTATCCGGACCTGATGCAGCGCTTCGCGATCTACGGGATCTTCGCGATCGGCTTCAACATCCTGTTCGGCCTCACCGGCTACCTCTCGTTCGGCCACGCAGCCTTTCTTGGCGTCGGCTCCTACGCGGCGGTGTGGTCGTTCAAGCTGTTCTCGCTCAACATCCTGCCGGCGCTTGCCTTGGCGGTGATGATGTCGGGCATCCTGGCGCTTGCCATCGGGTACGTATCGCTGCGCCGGTCCGGCATCTACTTCTCGATCCTGACGCTGGCGTTTGCGCAGATGTGCTACAACCTCGCCTATTCGGTTCTGACGCCGATCACCAACGGCGAGACCGGCCTGCGCGTCCTGCGTGACGACCCGCGCATCATCGACGCCGCCATCTACGGCACCAGCGAAGTGGCTGTGCCGCGGGCCGACTTCTTCGGCATCACCATGACCGGCATGTCAGGCTTCTACACCTGCGCGGTGTTTCTGATCATCGCCTTCATCGTTGCCCTGCGCATCAGCCGCTCACCGTTCGGAATGATGCTGCGCGGCATCAAGTCCAACCAGGTGCGGATGAACTATGTGGGCTTCAACACCCGCCCCTACACGCTGATCGCATTTGTGATTTCGGGCATGTTCGCCGGGCTTGCGGGCGGTCTCCTCGCCGTCATCGACCCGCTGGCCGGCGCCGAACGCATGCAGTGGACGGCGTCGGGCGAAGTGGTCCTGATGACCATTCTCGGCGGTGCGGGCACCTTGATCGGCCCGGTCCTCGGTGCCGTCATCATCAAATATTTCGAAAACATCTTCTCCGCGCTCGGCGACTCCACATTGATGAACATGTTCTCGTTCGTGCCGGAGGGGGCGCGGGACACTGTCGTCGCCATCGTCTCACCTTTCGTGGGCGATGGGTGGCACCTGACGCTGGGCATCATGTTCGTGCTGGTGGTGTGCTTCCTGCCGGGGGGGCTGATCGAGGGCTTCCGCCGCATCGGCCGGATGTTCCGCGCCAAGAAGGAGGGCTGA
- a CDS encoding DUF2059 domain-containing protein: MRISALAAILAVALASVPAAAQNAAPAAPAATPADEDFTPSHLKAASRVIAAVKGDINFDEILPGVAAQTRNIFTRTNPALTREIEDTTTEVAIEMVPRRVQLSKTLELIWARRFSEEELNALAVFFEGPLGKKYIETFPVVGMLSVGASNEWEQGIAADMVAETRKRLREQGHAL; encoded by the coding sequence ATGCGTATTTCTGCCCTCGCCGCCATCCTCGCCGTCGCGCTTGCGTCGGTCCCCGCTGCCGCGCAGAACGCTGCGCCTGCCGCACCCGCCGCCACGCCGGCCGACGAGGATTTCACCCCCTCCCACCTCAAAGCTGCCAGCCGCGTGATCGCCGCGGTCAAAGGCGACATCAATTTCGACGAAATCCTTCCGGGCGTTGCCGCACAGACGCGCAACATCTTCACCCGCACCAATCCGGCGCTGACCCGCGAGATCGAGGACACCACCACCGAGGTTGCCATCGAGATGGTGCCCCGCCGCGTGCAGCTGTCGAAGACACTGGAGCTCATCTGGGCCCGCCGCTTCTCCGAGGAAGAGCTGAACGCGCTGGCTGTCTTCTTTGAAGGACCGCTGGGCAAGAAATACATCGAGACCTTCCCCGTGGTGGGGATGCTGTCCGTCGGCGCCTCCAACGAGTGGGAGCAGGGCATTGCCGCCGACATGGTGGCCGAAACCCGCAAGCGCCTGCGCGAACAGGGCCATGCCCTTTAA
- a CDS encoding ABC transporter ATP-binding protein, with the protein MVANRVLHVADVQKSFAGLKALTDIDLEIEEGKTHAIIGPNGAGKSTLLNVCVGRLAPDRGAVVFDGDVITGKTPYQINQLGIARVFQTPEIFADLTVLQNVMTPAFSKRDGALRMNIFSSLDSDKDIRAAAEETLLDLDLADKRSADASSLSRGDKRRLELAMCLVQKPKLLLLDEPTAGMSRLDTNRTIDLLKRIKARGMTKVIIEHDMHVVFSLADKVSVLAQGKIIAEGTPDEVRANPKVQEAYLGGAH; encoded by the coding sequence ATGGTCGCCAACCGCGTGCTCCACGTTGCCGACGTGCAGAAATCGTTCGCCGGGCTGAAAGCGCTCACCGACATCGACCTGGAGATCGAAGAGGGCAAGACCCACGCGATCATCGGGCCGAACGGCGCCGGCAAGTCCACCCTCCTTAACGTGTGTGTCGGGCGCCTTGCGCCCGACAGGGGAGCCGTCGTGTTCGACGGGGACGTGATCACGGGCAAGACGCCCTACCAGATCAACCAGCTGGGCATTGCGCGCGTGTTCCAGACGCCGGAGATCTTCGCCGACCTCACGGTCCTGCAGAACGTGATGACGCCCGCCTTCTCCAAGCGGGACGGGGCGCTGCGGATGAACATCTTCTCCAGCCTCGACTCCGACAAGGACATCCGCGCAGCCGCCGAGGAAACCCTTCTCGACCTCGACCTTGCCGACAAGCGCAGCGCGGACGCAAGCTCGCTCTCCCGCGGTGACAAGCGGCGCCTCGAGCTTGCCATGTGCCTCGTTCAAAAGCCGAAGCTCCTGCTCTTGGACGAGCCGACCGCCGGCATGAGCCGCCTCGACACCAACCGCACCATTGACCTTCTGAAACGGATCAAGGCGCGCGGGATGACCAAGGTGATCATCGAGCACGACATGCACGTGGTGTTCTCGCTGGCAGACAAGGTGTCGGTTCTGGCGCAGGGCAAGATCATCGCCGAGGGCACGCCGGACGAGGTCCGCGCCAATCCCAAGGTGCAGGAAGCCTATCTCGGAGGAGCGCACTGA
- a CDS encoding short-chain fatty acyl-CoA regulator family protein — translation MGSFQRVPMGDRIKTQRRTRGLTQRALADAVGVSPAYLSLIESDKRQIGGKLLRQIAEELGVTTETFTALSDDRLAADLDEVSRTLGEPAEPNASSLVAFSPDWARIILQLNERVLSAEAHSDRIADRFWRDPQSISFAHDILSRITSIRSAAEILADLVDTGGETRARFTRTVVGESERLTTVARQMIAALQEGAGEDAAGADVREVDGYLQDRDYYFPVLEDAVAGLARPAAEPPTSRFRTASSLVERELGSVIDAELDLRAFRTEGAVARARGALVRYAAGALIMPYDAFHDAATRNRYDVDILCDRFGVSFEQAAHRLASLRRPGQEGIPFAFLRVDPAGTISKRLSSRALRLPLFGACPLWCAFGAFGESGRTLTQLADMEGERFLLIARAVDKTRQHHAQPAARFSVMLGAPADYLGDIVYGDPFPPGVESVVTAAGYECRSCSRVSCAQRAHGGAIL, via the coding sequence TTGGGCTCATTTCAGCGCGTCCCGATGGGCGATCGGATCAAGACGCAGCGCCGCACGCGTGGGTTGACCCAGCGGGCGCTTGCGGACGCCGTGGGCGTCTCGCCCGCCTATCTGAGCCTCATCGAGAGCGACAAGCGGCAGATCGGCGGCAAGCTCCTGCGCCAGATCGCCGAAGAGCTGGGCGTCACCACCGAGACGTTCACCGCCCTCAGCGACGACCGCCTGGCCGCTGACCTTGACGAAGTGTCCCGCACACTCGGCGAACCGGCGGAACCGAACGCTTCCTCGCTGGTGGCGTTCTCGCCGGACTGGGCGCGCATCATCCTCCAGCTCAACGAGCGCGTCCTGTCCGCCGAAGCTCATTCGGACCGGATTGCGGACCGGTTCTGGCGCGATCCGCAGTCGATCTCGTTTGCACACGATATTCTGAGCCGGATCACCTCGATCCGCTCCGCTGCCGAAATTCTCGCCGACCTGGTGGACACCGGCGGCGAGACCCGCGCCCGCTTCACCCGCACCGTGGTGGGCGAAAGCGAACGGCTGACCACCGTGGCGCGGCAGATGATTGCAGCGCTTCAGGAAGGCGCGGGCGAGGATGCCGCAGGCGCCGACGTTCGCGAGGTGGACGGTTATCTGCAGGACCGGGATTATTATTTTCCGGTCCTCGAAGACGCTGTGGCGGGGTTGGCGCGGCCGGCCGCCGAGCCGCCCACCAGCCGTTTCCGCACCGCCTCCTCGCTGGTGGAGCGCGAACTTGGCAGCGTGATCGACGCGGAGCTGGATCTGCGCGCGTTCCGGACCGAGGGGGCCGTGGCGCGGGCGCGCGGCGCGCTGGTGCGCTACGCAGCGGGCGCATTGATCATGCCCTACGATGCGTTTCACGACGCCGCCACCCGCAACCGATACGATGTGGACATTCTGTGCGACCGGTTCGGCGTCAGTTTCGAGCAGGCGGCGCACCGGCTGGCGTCCCTTCGGCGACCGGGGCAGGAGGGCATTCCGTTCGCCTTCCTGCGGGTCGATCCGGCGGGGACCATATCAAAGCGTCTGTCGAGCCGGGCGCTGCGTCTGCCGCTGTTCGGCGCGTGCCCGCTGTGGTGCGCGTTCGGTGCCTTCGGCGAGAGCGGCCGCACGCTGACCCAGCTTGCCGACATGGAGGGCGAGCGCTTCCTTCTCATCGCCCGCGCCGTGGACAAGACGCGTCAGCACCACGCCCAGCCGGCCGCCCGCTTCTCGGTGATGCTCGGCGCCCCGGCCGATTATCTTGGCGACATCGTCTACGGGGATCCGTTTCCGCCGGGGGTCGAGAGTGTCGTGACCGCGGCGGGGTATGAGTGCCGCTCGTGTTCGCGGGTGTCCTGCGCGCAGCGTGCCCACGGCGGCGCAATCCTGTGA
- a CDS encoding ABC transporter substrate-binding protein produces MDRIIRPSRRGFLKTTALAGAALTTPSFFVRNAWAQDANFCNAPTGDTVTLGFNVPQTGPYAEEGKDELRAYQLAVKHLNGEGDGGMLTTMQPTTLKGDGILGKKVAYVTGDTQTKSDAARASAKRMIEKDGAIIITGGSSSGVAVAVQSLCQEMGVVFMAGLTHSNDTTGKDKRRYGFRHFFNAYQSGQALGSVVAEAYGKERRAYHLTADYTWGWTQEESIKNATEAQGWDTVQAVRTPLGAGDFSQYLTPVLNSGADVLILNHYGGDMVNSLTQAVQFGMRDKQVNGKQFEIVVPLFSELMAQGAGSAVAGIFGTANFSWMSDNPGAQAFAKSFGQEYGRPPSQAAHTCYVQTLLYADAVNRAGTFYPVEVIKALEGFEFDGMGNGPTLYRAADHQCMKECYVVQGNPNATSDFDLLPIYKTVGRDQTDYDPSIFGGELGPYEVAGCAA; encoded by the coding sequence ATGGATCGCATTATACGTCCATCACGCCGCGGATTTTTGAAGACGACCGCACTCGCGGGTGCTGCGCTGACGACGCCAAGCTTTTTCGTCCGCAACGCCTGGGCGCAGGACGCAAATTTCTGCAACGCCCCCACCGGCGACACCGTGACGCTTGGTTTCAACGTGCCGCAGACCGGCCCCTACGCCGAAGAAGGCAAGGACGAGCTGCGCGCCTACCAGCTTGCCGTGAAGCACCTCAACGGCGAGGGCGACGGCGGCATGCTCACCACCATGCAGCCCACCACGCTCAAGGGTGACGGCATCCTTGGCAAGAAGGTCGCCTACGTCACCGGCGACACGCAGACCAAGTCAGACGCGGCCCGCGCCTCCGCCAAGCGGATGATCGAGAAGGACGGCGCCATCATCATCACCGGCGGCTCGTCCTCCGGCGTTGCGGTGGCCGTGCAGTCGCTCTGCCAGGAGATGGGCGTCGTCTTCATGGCGGGCCTCACCCACTCAAACGACACCACCGGCAAGGACAAGCGGCGCTACGGCTTCCGCCACTTCTTCAACGCCTACCAGTCCGGCCAGGCGCTGGGTTCGGTCGTCGCCGAAGCCTACGGCAAGGAGCGCCGCGCCTACCACTTGACCGCCGACTACACCTGGGGCTGGACGCAGGAAGAATCGATCAAGAACGCCACCGAAGCCCAGGGCTGGGACACGGTGCAGGCGGTTCGCACCCCGCTCGGTGCCGGCGACTTCTCGCAGTACCTCACGCCGGTTCTCAACTCGGGCGCCGACGTCCTGATCCTGAACCACTACGGCGGCGACATGGTCAACTCGCTGACCCAGGCCGTCCAGTTCGGCATGCGCGACAAGCAGGTCAACGGCAAGCAGTTCGAGATCGTCGTGCCGCTGTTCTCAGAGCTGATGGCGCAGGGCGCAGGCTCCGCCGTCGCCGGCATCTTCGGCACCGCCAACTTCTCGTGGATGTCCGACAACCCCGGTGCGCAGGCGTTCGCCAAGTCGTTCGGCCAGGAATATGGCCGCCCGCCCTCGCAGGCCGCCCACACCTGCTACGTGCAGACGCTGCTTTATGCCGATGCCGTGAACCGCGCCGGGACGTTCTACCCCGTTGAGGTCATCAAGGCGCTGGAGGGCTTCGAGTTCGACGGCATGGGCAACGGTCCGACGCTTTACCGCGCCGCCGACCACCAGTGCATGAAGGAATGCTACGTCGTTCAGGGCAACCCGAACGCCACGTCCGACTTCGACCTTCTGCCGATCTACAAGACCGTGGGCCGCGATCAGACGGACTACGATCCCTCGATCTTCGGCGGCGAGCTTGGCCCCTACGAAGTTGCCGGCTGCGCGGCCTGA
- a CDS encoding branched-chain amino acid ABC transporter permease, producing MDGLILQVLNGLDKGGAYALIALGLTLTFGTLGVVNFAHGALFMLGAFCAVTLQAALTISTRVRDESITFFEAYKEIPYLVTWFGDTGATIIDWVVPLSVLVTIPFMLLVGVIFERGLIRFFYKRSHAEQILVTFGIAIVAQELIKAFFGANPIPVQAPEIVQGSADIGAWFGLSGNLSYPWWRLVYLASAAIIIGAVFAFLNLTTYGMVVRAGMADRETVQLLGINIQRRFTIVFGIAAVAAGVAGALYTPILPPNYHIGMDFLVLSFVVVVVGGMGSLPGAVAAGFLLGILQSFASLNEVKDILPGIDQIIIYLVAVVVLLARPRGLLGRKGVMEA from the coding sequence ATGGACGGTTTAATCCTGCAGGTCTTGAACGGGCTCGACAAAGGCGGTGCGTACGCGCTGATCGCCCTCGGGCTGACGCTCACCTTCGGCACGCTGGGTGTGGTCAACTTCGCCCACGGCGCGCTCTTCATGCTGGGTGCGTTCTGCGCGGTCACGCTTCAGGCAGCGCTGACGATTTCCACCCGCGTGCGCGACGAATCCATCACCTTCTTCGAGGCTTACAAGGAAATTCCCTACCTCGTCACATGGTTCGGCGACACCGGCGCCACCATCATCGACTGGGTGGTGCCGCTCTCGGTCCTCGTGACAATCCCCTTCATGCTCCTTGTGGGTGTCATTTTCGAGCGCGGGCTGATCCGCTTCTTCTACAAGCGTTCCCACGCCGAACAGATCCTCGTCACCTTCGGCATCGCCATTGTCGCGCAGGAACTCATCAAGGCCTTCTTCGGCGCCAACCCGATTCCGGTCCAGGCGCCCGAAATCGTGCAGGGTTCGGCCGACATCGGCGCATGGTTCGGCCTTTCGGGGAACCTCTCCTACCCGTGGTGGCGCCTCGTCTATCTAGCATCGGCCGCCATCATCATCGGCGCGGTGTTCGCGTTCCTCAACCTCACCACCTACGGCATGGTTGTCCGCGCCGGCATGGCCGACCGCGAGACGGTGCAGCTTCTCGGCATCAACATTCAGCGCCGCTTCACCATCGTGTTCGGCATCGCGGCCGTCGCGGCGGGTGTCGCAGGCGCGCTCTACACACCCATATTGCCGCCCAACTACCATATCGGGATGGACTTTCTGGTCCTGTCCTTCGTGGTGGTTGTCGTCGGCGGCATGGGCTCGCTGCCGGGGGCGGTCGCGGCCGGCTTCCTTCTCGGCATTCTTCAGTCGTTCGCCTCGCTCAACGAGGTGAAGGACATCCTTCCGGGCATCGACCAGATCATCATCTACCTTGTTGCGGTGGTCGTCCTGCTCGCCCGGCCCCGAGGCCTGCTCGGCCGCAAAGGCGTGATGGAGGCCTGA
- a CDS encoding response regulator transcription factor, with protein sequence MRAGAIRALIVEDEPAIAEALAFLCEREGIETKVISNGAAAMPLLAQYDILILDIMLPGASGFEVAQAARAVDPVPKICVLTAKGQPADKARMTAIGVDAFVTKPFSNRALMDTIRALIQPA encoded by the coding sequence GTGAGAGCCGGAGCCATCCGCGCCCTGATTGTGGAGGACGAGCCCGCCATCGCCGAGGCACTTGCCTTCCTGTGCGAGCGGGAAGGGATCGAGACCAAGGTGATCAGCAACGGCGCCGCGGCAATGCCGCTCCTTGCACAGTACGACATCCTCATTCTCGACATCATGCTCCCCGGCGCATCCGGCTTCGAGGTGGCGCAAGCGGCCAGAGCGGTCGATCCCGTGCCCAAGATCTGCGTCCTGACTGCGAAGGGACAACCGGCCGACAAGGCGCGGATGACCGCCATCGGCGTTGATGCGTTCGTGACCAAGCCATTTTCCAACCGCGCGCTGATGGACACGATCCGGGCGCTGATCCAGCCGGCATGA